In Oxalobacteraceae bacterium OTU3CINTB1, the sequence GAGGCGCCGACGTCCATGTATTCGATGAAGCGCAGGATGAACGGCGTATTCCTGAAGTGGCGCGCCATCGGCAGGATCTGGTCGTCGTTCATACCGCCCTTGACCACCATGTTGATCTTGATCGGGCCCAGGCCCACCTGGTGCGCCATGTCTATGCCCTTGAGCACATCGTCGACCGAGAAGTCGACATCGTTCATGCGCTGGAAGGTGGCGTTGTCGAGCGCGTCGAGCGACACGGTCACGCGCTGCAGGCCGGCGTCCTTGAGCGACTGCGCCTTGCGCGCCAACAGCGAGGCGTTGGTGGTCAAGGTCAGGTCGAGTGGCTTGCCGTGGATGGTTTTGAGTTCGGCGAGCATGCCGATCAGGCGCTCGAGGTTCTTGCGCAGCAGCGGCTCGCCACCGGTCAGGCGGATTTTCTCGACGCCGTGGGCGATGAAGGTTTTGGCCAGCCGCGTGATCTCCTCGAACGACAGCAGGGACGTGTGCGGCAGGTACTGGTAATCGTTGTCGAACACCGCCTTCGGCATGCAATAGACGCAGCGGAAGTTACAACGGTCGGTCACGGAGATGCGCAAGTCGTGCAGCGGCCGGGCCAACTGATCGCTCAGCAGGCCGGTCGGCGCTTCCAGGATCGCGGGGATGGCGGGCGCGCTGCGGCGCTGCTCGGCCATCATGATGATTTTTTCTGCCATGACTCTACAATATTGCTGTTAAGGAAATTTGCTGACCGCCGAAGGAGCTACGATAGCACGACGGCGCCGCCCGGGTTGAGCGGTGATATCAAACAACTCCGGGGTCAGGTCCACCAATGCTACACGGGCTGGGCTGTATCGGCGGCTGGCTGGCGCTTATTCCGCCTCTACAGCCGGGTTCGTGTAGAAATGGTGGACCTGACCCCGGATGAAAAAAGGGAAGCGCGCGGCTTCCCTTTTTTGTTCGCTACCTGATCGGGCTAACGGATCAGCGGCGGGTGTCGACTTGAACCAGCGGTTCGTCGGCTTGCGGTGGCAGTGGCTTGCGTTCGCGTGGAACGCGTACCGGGGCCGCTACCTTGGCGGCGGCTTCCTGCGCCGCGCGCAGCTTGGCCGGATCGGTGGCTGCCAGCGTCAGGCCGGCAGAGCCGAGCACTGCTTGCAGGTCGATTGGCGCTGCTGGAGCGGCCGGGGCTGCCACAGGGGCGGGCGCTGGGGCTGGCGTTGGCGCCGGTGCTGCCACAGGTGCCGGTGCCGGAGCTGGCGCAGGAGCTGCAGGGACTGCTTCCGCAACCACGGGCGCTTCGACCGGCGCGGACACGGCGGCGTCGACCTTGGCTGCCGCTGGCGCTTCAACTGGCGCGACCTCGGCTGCCACTGGCGCGGCAGCTTCGGCAACTGCCGGGGCTGGCGTTGGCTCGGCGGCCGGGGCTGCGAAGGCGTCCTCGGTTTGAACCGGCGTTGCCGCTTCGGCAGGCGCTTGGGCTTGCATCACCACGGTGCCGTCGAGCGAGGCGGCGATCGGCTCGGCAACTGGTGCCGATTCGATCACTGGAGCCGGGGCAGGGGCAGGGGTTGGCGCTGGAGCAGCAACCGCCTCAACCACCGGCGCCGGCTCGGCCGCTTCGACTTGAGCAACCACATGCTCGGTGGTGAAGGATGCCTCCACCGGCGCCAGCGGGACGTCGATGGCGCTTTCCACGACAGTCATCTCGGCTTCCGGAGCGACGCTCAAGCCCGGCGCTTTGTGCTCGCCGTGCTCGCCGGCCGCTTCGGTTTCCTGGCCGTCGACACCTTCGACGCCTTCGCCACCTTCGCGGTCGCGGCGATTGCGGTTACGACCGCCACGGCGGCGGCGGCGGCGCGGCTCTTCGC encodes:
- the moaA gene encoding GTP 3',8-cyclase MoaA; the protein is MAEKIIMMAEQRRSAPAIPAILEAPTGLLSDQLARPLHDLRISVTDRCNFRCVYCMPKAVFDNDYQYLPHTSLLSFEEITRLAKTFIAHGVEKIRLTGGEPLLRKNLERLIGMLAELKTIHGKPLDLTLTTNASLLARKAQSLKDAGLQRVTVSLDALDNATFQRMNDVDFSVDDVLKGIDMAHQVGLGPIKINMVVKGGMNDDQILPMARHFRNTPFILRFIEYMDVGASNGWKMDEVIPSAEVVRRIQAEMALEPVAANYAGETAARWRYVGNDGHGVGEIGLISSVTQAFCADCSRARLSTEGKLYTCLFATSGHDLRALLREGRSDEEISTVLAHLWRARGDRYSELRTNNTDGLPRSANKVEMSYIGG